The proteins below are encoded in one region of Puntigrus tetrazona isolate hp1 chromosome 5, ASM1883169v1, whole genome shotgun sequence:
- the zgc:153990 gene encoding uncharacterized protein zgc:153990, which translates to MSVSSLYLQQDNMVRFKRRKARFSFSEVHILLDEVRKNRHIVVGKFNAGVPSDVKRRKWAEITARVNEIGECDREIMEVIKKWSDLKCDTKRKVAALKTGASVSLRLARSNIELSPMEVIVESILELDKRPWEATQRSRSRSHSDDQEAVGEDEEEEDGGFVGMGSVNSSPSRGVDVGGMPASGSGGEMQHDGSKPGDPESHLDSDEDNRDLFPSSSMASVANSFSEEDGIATRSSAGQVSSTATASTKRLTSFSGVEPDSSRERLVHSASLSVQEQHTANALLATVSRSLELLAESVQQLAETQQEFARESLQLQRDTVQVLRDFASGALTMLQEKVNGKPAL; encoded by the exons ATGTCTGTGTCTTCGCTCTACCTCCAACAAGACAACATGGTGCGCTTTAAGAGGAGAAAGGCACGTTTCTCTTTCAGTGAAGTGCACATCCTGCTGGACGAAGTGCGGAAGAACCGGCACATTGTTGTGG GTAAGTTTAACGCTGGCGTTCCCTCTGACGTGAAGCGCAGGAAATGGGCTGAGATCACGGCGCGTGTTAATGAGATTGGCGAGTGTGACAGAGAAATCATGGAGGTGATCAAAAAATGGTCAGATCTTAAATGCGACACGAAACGCAAAGTGGCCGCCCTGAAGACCGGTGCCTCTGTCTCCCTAAGATTGGCACGGTCCAATATCGAACTGTCCCCGATGGAAGTCATCGTGGAATCCATCCTCGAACTGGACAAGAGGCCGTGGGAAGCGACACAGCGGTCCAGATCTCGCAGTCACAGTGATGATCAAGAGGCCGTGggtgaggatgaggaagaggaggatggaGGGTTTGTAGGAATGGGGTCAGTCAACAGTTCCCCTAGCAGAGGAGTGGATGTGGGAGGAATGCCTGCGAGTGGATCTGGGGGTGAGATGCAGCATGATGGCTCCAAACCTGGAG ATCCTGAATCCCACTTAGACTCGGACGAGGACAACCGTGACCTCTTCCCATCGTCCTCTATGGCGTCTGTCGCTAACTCGTTCTCTGAGGAGGATGGAATAGCGACTAGAAGCAGTGCCGGACAGGTTTCTTCAACAGCCACCGCTTCCACTAAAAGACTCACGTCTTTCTCAGGGGTGGAGCCGGACAGTTCACGTGAGCGGTTAGTGCACAGCGCCAGCCTCAGCGTGCAGGAGCAGCACACAGCTAACGCTCTTCTAGCCACCGTCTCCCGTTCGCTTGAACTGCTTGCGGAGTCGGTGCAGCAGCTAGCAGAGACGCAGCAGGAGTTCGCGCGAGAATCGCTGCAGCTACAGAGGGACACTGTGCAAGTGTTGCGAGATTTTGCCTCCGGCGCTCTAACGATGCTGCAGGAAAAGGTCAACGGGAAACCAGCATTGTGA
- the alkbh6 gene encoding alpha-ketoglutarate-dependent dioxygenase alkB homolog 6 codes for MTTMSNPCNISADLEKYIVKAPPTIYYVPNFITEDEEEYLLQQVYRAPKPKWTQLSGRRLQNWGGLPNAKGMLAEKLPDWLLKYTEKISALGAFSGKTANHVLVNEYKPGEGIMPHEDGPLYHPTVTTISLGSHTLLDFYKPVCQTQSEIPQTEERRYMLSLLVQRRSLLILQDDMYKLYLHGIQGVCEDTLSEHVVNVSSAGSQVGDALSRSTRVSLTIRHVPKVIRANLLLGKK; via the exons ATGACAACGATGTCAAATCCATGTAACATCTCTGCTGACCTGGAAAAGTACATTGTGAAG gCTCCCCCTACTATTTATTATGTTCCTAATTTTATAacggaggatgaggaggagtaTCTGTTGCAACAG GTTTACAGAGCTCCCAAACCCAAGTGGACACAGTTGTCAGGAAGGAGGCTACAGAACTGGG gtggATTGCCAAATGCCAAAGGAATGCTTGCTGAGAAACTCCCTGATTGGCTCCTAAAGTACACAGAGAAAATATCAGCTCTTGGAGCTTTTTCTGGAAAAACAGCTAATCATGTGCTTGTAAATGAATACAAGCCTGGCGAGGGAATTATG CCTCATGAGGATGGACCACTGTATCACCCCACCGTAACAACTATCAGTTTGGGATCTCATACACTTCTGGATTTCTACAAGCCTGTTTGTCAGACTCAG TCTGAAATTCCTCAAACAGAAGAAAGACGCTACATGCTATCACTGTTGGTACAACGAAGAAGTCTATTGATTCTCCAGGATGACATGTACAAGCTTTATCTGCACGGTATCCAAGGAGTTTGTGAAGATACTTTATCGGAGCATGTGGTGAATGTGTCCTCAGCAGGGTCTCAGGTGGGGGACGCGCTGTCCCGTAGCACCAGGGTCTCTCTTACCATTCGCCATGTTCCCAAAGTGATCCGGGCCAATTTGTTGCTTGGCAAAAAGTAA
- the capns1a gene encoding calpain small subunit 1a: MFFAQQLIGGIIDVVSNIDPGKFKPSDPPPPRRPLAYAEANESEEERQFRRVFQQLAGEDMEVSPNELMNILNKIISKHGDLKTDGFTIESCRSMVAVMDSDSTGKLGFHEFKHLWNNIKKWQGVYKSYDRDRSGTIGADELPAAFRAAGFPLNDQLFQMIIRRYSDETGNMDFDNYIGCLVRLDAMCRAFKTLDKDNDGTIKVNVQEWLQLTMYS, translated from the exons ATGTTTTTTGCCCAGCAACTTATTGGAGGCATTATTGATGTGGTCAG CAATATCGACCCTGGCAAGTTCAAGCCTTCAGATCCT CCTCCACCCCGCAGACCGTTGGCTTACGCTGAGGCCAATGAGTCTGAAGAAGAGAGGCAGTTCCGCAGAGTGTTCCAGCAGCTCGCTGGCGAG GACATGGAAGTAAGCCCCAATGAACTGATGAATATCCTCAACAAAATCATTTCCAAAC ATGGTGATCTGAAGACGGATGGCTTTACCATTGAGTCGTGCAGAAGTATGGTGGCTGTCATGGAT AGTGACAGCACAGGGAAACTGGGCTTCCATGAGTTTAAGCACCTCTGGAACAACATCAAAAAATGGCAG GGAGTTTATAAGAGTTACGACAGGGATCGCTCAGGAACTATTGGAGCAGATGAGCTTCCAGCTGCCTTCAGAGCTGCAG GTTTCCCTTTGAACGATCAGCTCTTTCAGATGATTATTCGCCGGTATAGCGATGAGACCGGAAACATGGACTTTGACAATTACATTGGTTGCCTTGTGAGACTTGATGCCATGTGCC GTGCCTTCAAGACTCTTGACAAAGACAATGATGGCACAATCAAGGTCAATGTTCAGGAG TGGCTGCAGCTGACAATGTACTCTTGA